The following is a genomic window from Garra rufa chromosome 4, GarRuf1.0, whole genome shotgun sequence.
attaaactgttttacttaatttaataattaatatactatatttgattgttttgttattttgtcattaaacttaattttaatttattttacttatttcattttaaatgtacagtaatggcttattttatttaaattttgatacagactttttatttgtattatttattttaaatatgtaatattgaactttgttttatttcaattctgttattttatttacttttttatatgtAATAGTTAATATATATTATCTGAAATATTTGACTATTTACTTGTCATTTGTAATTCTGCTTTTCATTATTATgcaatcatttttattattaaatattttattatatattattaaattcattcttatgttattttgtttacttttttatatttcatttaataattaatatgctatttttaatatttgactgtttttaaactttttttgttgttttaatatttaattatttatttgtaattacgctttattttttatttattttcatgctaatgatttaattttatttttgatatttaattacatttttatttgtatttaaaaattaaattaattacaaattgtaatataaaacttttttgtttttaattcactgAGCAATGAATCCGGCAGGTTTTCTGAAAGTCTGGTACCTTATGGTTTCCCCAGAGGCGGGCCAGTCCATTAGGGTCCATAATGCGGAAGACTTTGGTATCGCGGTCCTCCCAGCGGATGTAGTTTTCGTAGCGACTGTCTGACAGCAGCTGATAGACGTAATCCCACAGGAGCCTGCAGTCTGAAACACGACACCACAATCACAAACCATCCatgactgaccaatcagcagaGGGGGGCGGAGTCTCACCTGCAATGCGGCCTATGGGCGTGGCCTGCTCCTCAGGTGGAGAGACGGGCATGATGATGTGGTTGCGGTAGTGGCGCTCGTCCTGCAGGGGGAGCTGGAGAGGCGTCTGATGGGCCGCGAGGTTCAGGCCGTGCGAGGCGTAGTGGACGGCGTTGTGTTGTTTGCCCTCGCGCCCGTTTTCCTGAGGCGTGCCGCGGCCGTGCCTGAAGTCGCCCGGATTGGGCCCGCGGCCCGGACTCAGCAGCGGGTGCATGATGGCGCTGGGCATGAGCTGGATGACGCGCGGCGGCGCCGCCTCCTCCTGACACGGGCTGCCGGACCGCTGGGCGTCTCGAGGAAGCGCGCAGTGGCCGTTAGCCGTGGCCGGAGACACAGAAAGCGGGTACACGTCCTCCGGCAGGTGGTGGTTGCTGTCGGGCAGCTGCGAGGACGCCTGCTGGAGGTCCTCGGCCGAGCGCAGCGGCGCGGGCGGATGATGGGGCGACCGAGAGCGATGGCGCAGCTCGATGGTGGGCGGCTGCAGGGAATGACTGTCTGTGGCGCGGGGCGGCCGGCGTACCGTTTCTGACACACACAGAAAGAGTcaacattaaaacacattttacataagggtcaaagacgaaaaagggtgtaatactgctttaaattgttgttttccccccccccaaaaaaaattgcatttttgatttgtttattCTGAGCGAAACATTtgttccctaatttacagaagccacccactaaaatgtcattcagtgtcaatccTGTCGGACATATTTACGACAAAAATCAATttgtgacatattaaaagatgaattactttcaccccaaatactaattatttgtaattctacattttaaaaattggCCACTGTCCTAGGTTTTGGTTTTGGTTtacttctttaaaacacaaaatttaatatgcttcgttattcttttatacattttaatatgtgcAAGTCATAATAAACATGTTTGAATTTTGATATAAATATTGtttcactgaatgacaatgtaacctTATTTCAGCATGTTATTCTCCAAAAACATGTTTGAaatcttaaaagtagacactttacagacatttaatgtgctttctatggacatcacttttgtaaatttcttttgatgtggacatcttaaggTCTTTTTAGCtacttaaaataaacattaacaaagtttacagataatgtactcaacctgttgtcatccaagatgttcatgactttctttcttcagtcataaataattgttttttgacgtaaacatttcaggatttctctccatatagtggacttctatggtgcccctgagtttgaactttcaaaatgcagcttcaaagagctctaaatgatcccagctgaggaataagagtcttatctagtgagacGATctttcattttctaaaataaataaataaataaatgcatatactttttaacctcaaatgctagtgTTGTCTAGCTTTGCGtttactctgtgtattctgggttcaaggtatgtaaaaaaaaaactcccatctcattttctcctaccacttttacaatttacaaatttataaatttaaataaacaataaaatattaaaaataatatattaactgtTAAATTACATATTGAAAATTTACTTAAATAATATtagaattaattaaaaaagtaaaacaaagtttaatattacacatttaaatttaaaattaaatataaaaaataattatgtaaaaaaagtaaataattaaaatataaaaatgaattacAAAGTTAGTAAAAATGTTATCAAACATTACAATtttatgaaatgaaatgaaaaacttaaattaaaaaaaaaatcaataattaggaattggtcatttaaaaaaataaattctggaataatcatggaaatgactaaaatGAGTATTTTGGTA
Proteins encoded in this region:
- the etv6 gene encoding transcription factor ETV6 isoform X3 → MLKVSPDQSERLMMSDEDQSDFTGMQPVFWSREDVCQWLRWAEREFALRPISSASFQMNGKALLLLTKEDFRYRSPHSGDVLYELLQHILKQRKPHSLSSPYFPIGSFHSLNDAPLQTHKLEETVRRPPRATDSHSLQPPTIELRHRSRSPHHPPAPLRSAEDLQQASSQLPDSNHHLPEDVYPLSVSPATANGHCALPRDAQRSGSPCQEEAAPPRVIQLMPSAIMHPLLSPGRGPNPGDFRHGRGTPQENGREGKQHNAVHYASHGLNLAAHQTPLQLPLQDERHYRNHIIMPVSPPEEQATPIGRIADCRLLWDYVYQLLSDSRYENYIRWEDRDTKVFRIMDPNGLARLWGNHKNRTNMTYEKMSRALRHYYKLNIIRKEPGQRLLFRFMKTPDEIMSGQTDRLEHLESDTDDQIYVKEEC